A genomic stretch from Sphaerodactylus townsendi isolate TG3544 linkage group LG15, MPM_Stown_v2.3, whole genome shotgun sequence includes:
- the LOC125444228 gene encoding vomeronasal type-2 receptor 26-like, whose amino-acid sequence MVVLLIFGRVVGKGRVIPCAAVDSLPILHKYLQPGDLNIGALVSQTSFATSPKDFKCQPAGILSEDFVLIPQNYQHILALAFAVKEINENPQILPNLTLGFHIYDSYLNPRLTHRAALQHISPRNRFIPNYRCDIQDNVEAILEDINTENSELVHDLLRICIIVFMQTVYMMPKPKGKVWIVTAHAELIAYGKGKCGDVQIFHGMISVAIHSNELQGFQEFFMSRKPSNVEGDVFLRDFWSSTFSCAFPNSVLGTVNQVNCTGDETLKDLPASEMSMTGHSYSIYNAVYAVAYALHAMQFSKDIQGERRKLPNQQPWQLHHFLGCISFNNSAGDQISFDSNRELIAGLDIISWLTFPNQSVVRMKVGKIPPRELSGLRLQIDEESMVWHPQFKQVQPLSLCSENCNPGYRMTKREGEPFCCYGCIQCPEGTISDHHDMPDCSRCSVDHFPNKNQNYCIPKRVSFLSYQEPLGAGFLLVSLSLSLITVFVLGIFIKHHNTPIVKANNRSLSYTLLNSLLFCFLCALLFIGKPGKIMCLLRQTAFGIIFSTAVASVLAKTITVILAFMAIKPGSRMRKWVGRRLSLSIVLFCSVIQVGICIIWLLNSPPFPGVDMHSMVEEVVLECNDASPTMFYCVLGYMGLLASVSFQVAFFARKLPDSFNEAKLITFSMLIFCTVWLSFVPAYLSSKGKYVVAVEIFSILASSAGLLGCIFFPKCYIIVVKSKLNTRVHLRRKN is encoded by the exons ATGGTGGTGTTACTGATCTTTGGTCGTGTTGTGGGCAAGGGTCGTGTTATTCCGTGTGCTGCTGTGGATAGCTTACCCATTCTTCATAAGTATCTTCAGCCAGGAGACCTCAACATTGGTGCCCTTGTATCTCAGACAAGTTTTGCCACCAGTCCAAAAGACTTCAAGTGCCAACCTGCTGGGATACTATCTGAAGACTTTGT GTTGATTCCTCAGAACTACCAGCATATTCTGGCTTTGGCATTTGCTGTCAAGGAGATCAACGAAAATCCACAGATCTTGCCAAATCTCACCCTGGGGTTTCACATTTATGACAGCTACCTGAATCCAAGATTGACACACCGTGCTGCTCTACAACATATTTCCCCAAGGAACAGATTTATCCCCAACTATAGGTGTGATATCCAGGACAATGTAGAAGCAATCCTTGAGGACATTAATACAGAAAATTCAGAACTTGTCCATGATCTTTTGAGGAT atgtaTTATAGTATTCATGCAAACTGTGTACATGATGCCAAAACCAAAAGGTAAAGTCTGGATTGTAACAGCTCACGCGGAACTAATAGCTTATGGCAAGGGAAAATGTGGGGATGTCCAAATCTTCCATGGCATGATATCAGTTGCCATTCACTCCAATGAACTTCAGGGATTCCAAGAATTTTTTATGAGCAGAAAGCCATCCAATGTGGAGGGAGATGTGTTTCTCAGGGACTTCTGGTCATCCACATTCAGTTGTGCATTCCCaaattcagttctgggcactgtgaATCAAGTTAACTGCACTGGAGATGAGACTCTGAAGGATCTTCCTGCATCTGAAATGAGTATGACTGGCCACAGCTACAGCATCTATAATGCGGTGTATGCTGTTGCATATGCTTTGCATGCTATGCAGTTTTCAAAAGACATccaaggagagagaaggaagcttCCAAATCAGCAGCCCTGGCAG CTCCATCATTTTCTTGGATGCATCTCATTTAACAACAGCGCTGGAGACCAGATTTCCTTTGACAGCAACAGAGAATTGATAGCAGGATTAGATATTATCAGCTGGTTAACATTTCCCAACCAATCTGTTGTTAGAATGAAAGTTGGTAAGATCCCTCCCAGGGAACTTTCAGGACTAAGACTTCAGATAGATGAAGAATCCATGGTTTGGCACCCCCAATTTAAACAG GTACAACCGCTGTCATTATGTAGTGAGAATTGCAATCCTGGGTATAGGATGACAAAGAGAGAAGGGGAGCCATTTTGCTGTTATGGTTGTATCCAATGTCCGGAAGGAACAATCTCTGATCATCATG ACATGCCGGACTGCTCCCGGTGCTCAGTTGATCATTTTCCGAACAAGAACCAGAATTATTGCATTCCCAAGAGGGTGAGCTTTTTGTCTTATCAAGAACCTTTGGGAGCTGGTTTCCTTTTGGTCTCTCTGTCCCTATCTTTGATCACAGTCTTTGTACTTGGAATATTTATAAAGCACCACAACACCCCCATAGTAAAAGCAAACAATCGGAGCCTGTCATACACTCTTCTCAACTCGCTTCTGTTCTGCTTCCTGTGTGCCTTGTTATTCATCGGCAAACCTGGGAAGATAATGTGTCTCCTTCGTCAAACTGCTTTTGGCATCATTTTCTCCACTGCAGTTGCTTCTGTATTAGCAAAAACGATCACGGTGATTCTGGCTTTCATGGCCATCAAACCTGGCAGCCGgatgaggaaatgggtggggagaAGACTGTCCCTTTCCATTGTCCTTTTCTGTTCTGTTATTCAAGTAGGCATTTGTATCATTTGGCTACTAAAttctccccctttcccaggtgTTGACATGCATTCAATGGTGGAAGAAGTTGTATTGGAATGTAATGATGCCTCTCCTACTATGTTTTATTGTGTCTTGGGCTATATGGGCCTCCTGGCTAGCGTGAGCTTCCAGGTGGCTTTCTTTGCTCGGAAACTACCTGacagtttcaatgaagccaagttgATCACTTTCAGCATGCTGATCTTTTGCACCGTTTGGTTATCTTTTGTTCCCGCCTACCTTAGTAGTAAAGGGAAATATGTAGTGGCTGTTGAGATCTTCTCTATCTTAGCTTCCAGTGCTGGCTTACTGGGCTGTATCTTTTTccccaaatgctacattattGTAGTTAAATCTAAGCTGAATACAAGAGTACATCTTAGAAGGAAAAATTGA